In Alkalihalobacterium alkalinitrilicum, a genomic segment contains:
- a CDS encoding beta-propeller fold lactonase family protein: MKINHSFVQQTPVAVVHTPNSILNNDEVPFRCLAMPNNRSRYSTCTDVAWVNNDRFLATLNYAAETFHLYEFNRKDHSFTLKQTLNNKNGMELHEPDKLSFSSNGRYLAITNNKLGKSSVNLYKVDRKTHLINPIPFHVIKSNGPDVRFHGVCFSPNSKYMVSTTIDASRQIFIHKLHQKNGSIKPTLSQVLENHHNSPLKPKSIDFSRDGSLMMVCYSGSPGKRAKDSNGAFAIYSFDNDKGTVHSNPLYELNDRAEIAFTDDVSFSKDEECSFIVLPSQLHDSLVFYPFDKMNNRVNTKYYTLTNPIAQLSFPHGLALSSDNKYLAVSNYGDDKVTVYHLNPKS; the protein is encoded by the coding sequence GTGAAAATAAATCATTCTTTTGTTCAACAAACCCCCGTTGCAGTAGTGCATACTCCCAATTCGATTCTTAACAATGATGAAGTTCCTTTTCGTTGTCTTGCCATGCCAAACAACAGAAGCCGTTATAGTACTTGTACAGATGTGGCATGGGTAAATAACGATCGCTTTTTAGCTACCTTAAATTACGCTGCTGAAACTTTCCATTTGTATGAATTTAATAGAAAAGATCATTCCTTTACACTTAAACAAACGTTAAATAACAAGAATGGTATGGAATTACATGAACCAGATAAATTATCATTTTCTTCAAATGGACGATACCTTGCCATTACTAATAACAAACTCGGAAAATCATCAGTTAATCTTTACAAGGTAGATCGTAAGACTCATTTGATTAACCCTATCCCTTTTCATGTAATAAAATCAAATGGCCCAGATGTTCGCTTTCATGGGGTTTGCTTCTCACCAAATTCCAAATATATGGTTAGTACTACGATAGATGCTTCAAGACAAATTTTTATTCATAAACTTCATCAAAAAAATGGCTCTATAAAACCTACACTATCACAAGTTTTGGAAAACCACCACAATTCCCCATTAAAACCTAAATCAATTGATTTTTCTAGGGATGGTTCACTTATGATGGTTTGCTACAGTGGCTCTCCAGGTAAACGAGCTAAAGATAGTAACGGTGCGTTTGCCATTTATTCTTTTGATAATGACAAGGGTACCGTCCATTCTAATCCCCTATATGAGCTAAATGATAGAGCAGAAATTGCATTTACAGACGATGTTTCCTTTTCCAAAGATGAGGAATGTTCATTTATCGTACTACCATCTCAGTTACACGATTCTCTTGTGTTCTATCCATTCGATAAAATGAACAATAGAGTAAACACAAAATATTATACCCTTACTAACCCTATAGCTCAACTAAGTTTTCCACATGGTCTTGCTCTTTCCTCTGACAATAAGTATCTTGCAGTTTCTAATTATGGAGATGATAAAGTTACTGTGTACCACTTGAACCCTAAATCCTAG
- a CDS encoding DUF2759 domain-containing protein, which translates to MFIAINMILVAIFCAWGLIREVRNKNFFAVGFAGISLAVFGWFGVMTLFSGAPVAH; encoded by the coding sequence GTGTTTATTGCAATTAATATGATTTTAGTTGCTATTTTCTGTGCATGGGGACTAATCCGTGAAGTGCGCAACAAGAATTTCTTTGCTGTAGGATTTGCTGGAATTTCTTTAGCTGTATTCGGCTGGTTTGGAGTAATGACATTATTCTCAGGTGCACCAGTAGCTCATTAA
- a CDS encoding MBL fold metallo-hydrolase, which yields MNWKQIPLGPLQTNCYLLINDQKEAVIFDPGGNGPELNAYLKKEGIEPLAILLTHAHFDHIGAVDDVRNEWGIDVYLHTNESAWLGDATKNGSAAFLGNQVIMLKDADHLIQEEGTLSIGPFNFSVYETPGHSPGSVSFYFEPLEIVFSGDALFAGSIGRTDLREGNHQQLLDSIHDKLLELPENTIVASGHGTTTTIGQEMDSNPFLSGF from the coding sequence ATGAATTGGAAACAAATCCCACTAGGGCCGCTTCAAACAAATTGTTACTTGCTTATAAATGATCAGAAAGAGGCTGTTATATTTGACCCAGGTGGAAATGGACCTGAGTTGAATGCCTATTTAAAAAAGGAAGGGATTGAACCATTAGCCATCCTTCTTACACATGCCCACTTTGATCATATCGGTGCAGTAGACGATGTCAGGAACGAATGGGGGATTGATGTGTACCTACATACGAATGAAAGTGCTTGGCTTGGCGATGCCACCAAAAATGGTTCAGCTGCTTTTTTAGGTAATCAAGTAATAATGTTAAAAGACGCAGATCACCTCATCCAAGAAGAGGGAACACTCTCCATCGGGCCATTTAATTTTTCTGTATATGAAACTCCTGGTCACTCTCCTGGAAGTGTTTCATTTTATTTTGAACCACTTGAAATTGTTTTTTCAGGAGACGCCCTTTTTGCAGGAAGTATCGGTCGAACAGATTTACGTGAAGGTAACCACCAACAACTATTAGATAGTATTCATGATAAACTGTTAGAGCTACCAGAAAATACAATTGTAGCCTCAGGACATGGCACAACAACTACAATTGGTCAAGAAATGGACTCAAATCCCTTTTTAAGTGGATTTTAA
- a CDS encoding class I SAM-dependent methyltransferase, which produces MTHPIISYIRNQSNKKIDYAEYMEKVLYDPHYGYYMKEKHKIGKTGDFFTTSNVHPIFAKVFCSIFHEVILKNNLPFVVCEIGGGTGRFSFELLKEWQNKFPDSFNKLTYYIIEGSPYHIALQKEKLGNFTNIFYCSSIEEMNLHPFEGILFSNELIDAFPVHVIEKHAGSLYEVFVALNGDETLTEVKEPLQNNEIREWLHTYGPSLKNNQRIEVPLAMNQWIKQISHFVNRGAVFTIDYGYWNEEWEQPEHREGSLRGYYQHQMIHNPLLHPSEMDLTTHIHLDPFIQISKDNGLNTQLVTTQDRFLILAGILQYLQENYDTNPFSEISKQNRAIRSLITDGISKSFHVIFQTKSLLETEALSFIIAEKEADL; this is translated from the coding sequence ATGACTCACCCAATCATTTCATACATACGTAATCAATCAAACAAAAAAATTGACTATGCTGAATATATGGAAAAAGTTCTTTACGATCCTCATTATGGCTATTATATGAAAGAGAAACATAAAATTGGCAAAACGGGAGATTTTTTTACTACAAGTAATGTACACCCTATCTTTGCAAAAGTATTTTGCTCTATTTTTCATGAAGTGATCTTGAAAAACAATTTACCTTTTGTCGTTTGTGAAATTGGTGGTGGTACAGGAAGGTTTTCATTTGAATTATTAAAAGAGTGGCAAAACAAATTCCCTGATTCTTTTAATAAACTTACGTATTATATCATAGAAGGAAGTCCTTATCACATCGCACTGCAAAAAGAAAAGTTAGGGAATTTCACGAACATTTTTTATTGTTCATCTATTGAAGAGATGAACCTCCATCCCTTTGAAGGGATTCTTTTTTCTAATGAACTTATTGATGCATTTCCTGTTCATGTAATTGAGAAACACGCAGGCAGTTTATACGAAGTTTTCGTAGCTCTTAACGGCGACGAAACTTTAACGGAAGTGAAGGAACCGCTTCAAAACAATGAAATTAGGGAATGGTTACACACATACGGGCCATCACTTAAAAATAACCAACGAATTGAAGTCCCTTTAGCGATGAATCAATGGATAAAACAAATCAGCCACTTTGTTAATAGAGGAGCGGTTTTTACAATTGATTATGGATATTGGAACGAGGAATGGGAACAACCCGAACACCGAGAAGGCAGCTTACGTGGATACTATCAACATCAGATGATTCATAATCCTTTATTACACCCTAGTGAAATGGATTTAACAACCCATATCCATCTTGATCCTTTTATCCAAATCAGTAAAGATAATGGATTGAACACCCAACTCGTGACAACTCAAGATCGATTTTTAATCCTAGCTGGAATCCTCCAATATTTACAAGAAAACTATGACACCAATCCATTCTCTGAGATTAGTAAGCAAAACCGTGCCATCCGTTCTCTCATTACAGATGGTATAAGTAAGAGTTTTCATGTAATTTTCCAAACAAAATCTTTACTAGAGACGGAAGCCTTATCTTTTATTATAGCTGAAAAAGAGGCTGACTTATAA
- a CDS encoding DUF2626 domain-containing protein, translating into MDRMFRVLGFWTGIFAVLFFVGDMYNMALLFFAQTGAFVALSYLNLSERVYIYLFGAYLTVFFVGFTWYSHFLLVPGFGNH; encoded by the coding sequence ATGGATCGTATGTTTCGTGTTTTAGGCTTCTGGACAGGAATTTTTGCAGTACTTTTCTTCGTTGGAGATATGTATAACATGGCTTTATTATTTTTTGCACAAACAGGAGCTTTTGTTGCACTTAGCTATTTAAATTTATCTGAGCGAGTGTACATTTATCTTTTTGGTGCATACTTAACTGTTTTCTTTGTAGGTTTTACGTGGTACTCGCATTTCCTACTTGTACCAGGTTTTGGAAACCACTAA
- a CDS encoding helix-turn-helix transcriptional regulator: MEQQTLKITSVLSDPTRFSIYQFVTKRHGDVTVQEIADQFNIHANVARLHLTKLEDVNMVVSETKKTGKGGRPSRFYRLSDEVVSLQFPYRDYQRLADMCLETLASFGEEGKEALKKIGYRFGKETAQTFLLRLNRNLEDLQDEEKVKYIENIATNQGLNPEISYNKEERQVSFKIFNCTFKEVIQNHSVVLCSMHYSLLLGIFEYFFGQVILKEEQSMKDRDCIACSYTTIIL, encoded by the coding sequence ATGGAGCAACAAACCTTAAAGATAACAAGTGTATTGTCCGATCCAACTCGGTTTTCTATATATCAATTTGTCACAAAACGACACGGTGATGTAACGGTTCAAGAAATTGCAGATCAGTTTAATATTCATGCGAATGTAGCACGTTTACACTTAACAAAATTAGAAGATGTGAATATGGTAGTTTCTGAGACTAAGAAAACAGGAAAAGGTGGTCGTCCGAGTCGGTTTTACAGATTATCTGATGAAGTTGTAAGCCTGCAGTTCCCATATCGTGATTATCAGCGTCTAGCCGATATGTGTTTGGAGACATTAGCTAGTTTCGGTGAAGAAGGAAAAGAAGCATTAAAAAAAATTGGATATAGATTTGGTAAAGAAACTGCTCAGACTTTTTTACTCCGTCTTAATCGCAATTTAGAAGATTTGCAAGATGAAGAAAAAGTTAAATATATAGAAAATATTGCTACTAATCAAGGACTCAATCCAGAAATCTCATATAATAAAGAAGAGCGGCAAGTGAGCTTTAAAATTTTTAATTGTACGTTTAAAGAAGTAATCCAAAATCATTCAGTTGTATTATGTTCTATGCATTACTCGCTCCTTCTTGGTATATTTGAGTACTTTTTCGGGCAAGTTATCTTGAAAGAGGAGCAATCAATGAAAGACCGTGATTGTATCGCTTGTTCATATACAACGATCATTTTATAA
- a CDS encoding YqzE family protein, producing the protein MSSFNDYVKFVTQQFVTYVDRPKEERLAMKKQKKESKQPLQYQMFGMIPLALSMIIKRNRKKREK; encoded by the coding sequence ATGTCTTCCTTTAATGATTATGTTAAATTTGTAACTCAACAATTTGTAACTTATGTTGATCGGCCAAAAGAAGAACGTTTAGCTATGAAGAAACAAAAGAAAGAATCAAAACAACCGCTTCAATATCAAATGTTCGGTATGATACCGTTAGCCCTTTCTATGATTATAAAAAGAAATCGCAAAAAACGGGAAAAGTAA
- a CDS encoding shikimate kinase: MDRVNHGIRIIFLTGFMGAGKSTIGKVLAEKLNYRLLDTDEWIESIQGKSIPRIFSEDGETGFRSYETNALKDLPDEDMVVTTGGGIVVKEENRKIMRKKGIIIYLHCEIDEILVRTKGDTTRPLLQNKSIDQVSDLFKQRKAFYEDADYQVDTTSLSIPEIVEKIEKILNDSETN, encoded by the coding sequence ATGGATAGAGTTAACCATGGGATAAGAATTATTTTTTTAACAGGATTTATGGGGGCAGGTAAATCGACTATTGGAAAAGTATTAGCGGAAAAGCTTAACTACAGATTACTTGATACTGATGAGTGGATCGAATCTATACAGGGTAAAAGTATACCTAGAATCTTTAGTGAAGATGGAGAAACGGGATTTAGGTCTTACGAAACAAATGCATTAAAGGATTTACCAGATGAAGATATGGTCGTTACAACAGGTGGAGGAATTGTGGTTAAAGAAGAAAATCGGAAAATTATGAGGAAGAAAGGTATTATTATTTATTTACATTGTGAAATTGATGAAATTCTAGTGCGCACGAAAGGAGATACGACAAGGCCATTATTGCAGAATAAATCTATAGATCAGGTGAGTGATTTATTCAAACAACGTAAGGCTTTTTACGAAGATGCTGATTATCAGGTGGATACTACTAGCTTATCAATTCCAGAAATCGTAGAAAAAATTGAGAAGATCTTGAATGATTCCGAGACCAATTGA
- the comGG gene encoding competence type IV pilus minor pilin ComGG, which yields MTEKNFSFEQEEIFIIESLMQMAIVDLVHEIGMMEQNYSSEFHYDNGTATYWILEESHDTFNIQLKVRTTSDRQRVVRVLLDKEQMRVKEWIELTMG from the coding sequence ATGACGGAAAAGAATTTTTCCTTTGAACAAGAGGAGATATTTATAATTGAATCGTTAATGCAAATGGCGATTGTCGATTTAGTTCATGAAATAGGAATGATGGAACAGAACTATTCTAGCGAATTTCATTATGACAATGGAACGGCTACTTATTGGATTTTAGAAGAAAGCCATGATACATTTAACATACAACTTAAAGTGAGGACAACATCGGATCGTCAAAGAGTCGTTAGAGTGTTATTAGATAAAGAACAAATGAGGGTGAAAGAATGGATAGAGTTAACCATGGGATAA
- the comGF gene encoding competence type IV pilus minor pilin ComGF, with protein MWVCKKINENGFTLIEVILAFALFVMVVSLLPLIIKAVPVIFPPTEQPHILQVELFYNQLSMEIREANEIRVIGNSLYLTKPNDTVITIERFGTLIRRRVDGYGHDVFLRHVSDLSYKSVPNGVVVTIIDTNGSIYERRFSMVCCWR; from the coding sequence ATGTGGGTATGCAAAAAAATAAATGAAAATGGTTTCACTTTAATTGAGGTTATATTGGCGTTTGCTCTTTTTGTCATGGTAGTATCCTTATTGCCTCTCATCATTAAAGCAGTCCCAGTTATTTTTCCACCAACGGAACAGCCACACATTTTACAAGTCGAATTATTCTATAACCAACTCAGTATGGAAATTAGGGAAGCAAATGAAATTCGAGTCATTGGGAATTCACTATACCTTACAAAACCAAATGATACCGTTATTACGATTGAAAGATTTGGAACATTGATAAGAAGAAGGGTAGATGGTTATGGACATGACGTATTTTTAAGACATGTATCTGACCTTTCATATAAATCTGTCCCAAATGGAGTAGTAGTAACAATAATAGATACAAATGGAAGTATTTATGAACGCAGGTTCTCTATGGTTTGTTGTTGGAGGTGA
- a CDS encoding prepilin-type N-terminal cleavage/methylation domain-containing protein: MKRDKGFSMLEVIISIFILSVMMASLYPALIKIYEERATIRQESIANNAIYEGLQLWLFENQLPVLEFRKEDTLFLWSVSQSNEREIRVCLTWSGRNGRDYKKCGYAKK; the protein is encoded by the coding sequence TTGAAGAGAGATAAGGGATTCTCAATGTTAGAGGTAATTATTTCTATTTTTATTTTATCTGTTATGATGGCTTCGTTATATCCTGCATTAATTAAAATTTATGAAGAAAGAGCAACAATACGTCAAGAAAGTATAGCTAATAATGCTATTTATGAGGGACTTCAACTTTGGTTATTTGAAAATCAATTGCCTGTTTTAGAGTTTAGAAAAGAAGATACGTTATTTTTATGGTCAGTAAGTCAATCAAATGAAAGGGAGATAAGAGTTTGTCTTACTTGGTCAGGGAGGAATGGACGGGATTATAAAAAATGTGGGTATGCAAAAAAATAA
- the comGD gene encoding competence type IV pilus minor pilin ComGD, with product MKLNNHGHTLTELLIALMVISIIGSITLISLYAPFSAYERNRFISQLENDLYYAQQLAISNGAPSVFFINTSRNLYAIKQNNQFVYEQPFNITVSFERGSLGIDDIKFLSNGNISKPGTLFMYIDNQRYALVFLLGKGRFYIEER from the coding sequence ATGAAGTTAAACAATCATGGCCATACGTTAACTGAGTTACTCATCGCTTTAATGGTTATTTCTATTATTGGATCAATTACTTTAATATCGCTCTACGCCCCTTTTTCCGCTTACGAAAGAAATCGTTTTATTTCTCAACTTGAAAACGATTTATATTATGCGCAGCAGTTGGCAATCTCGAACGGTGCACCTTCTGTATTTTTCATTAATACCTCCCGTAATCTTTATGCAATAAAACAAAATAACCAGTTTGTATATGAGCAACCATTTAATATAACTGTATCTTTTGAGCGTGGGTCTTTAGGTATTGATGATATTAAATTTTTATCAAATGGCAACATAAGTAAACCAGGTACTTTATTTATGTATATCGATAACCAACGTTATGCACTCGTTTTTCTTCTCGGAAAGGGGCGCTTTTATATTGAAGAGAGATAA
- the comGC gene encoding competence type IV pilus major pilin ComGC, giving the protein MFSNTLIEMLIVMMIISILLLVAVPNMTKNTSVANDKGCEATIDLLQAQVGAYLLEHGEEPKNITDLKDYVTTTSCPDGTSLKIDGNGKVVIDAE; this is encoded by the coding sequence ATGTTTTCTAATACATTAATCGAGATGTTGATTGTTATGATGATAATATCGATTTTGTTATTAGTAGCTGTTCCAAATATGACGAAAAATACATCTGTTGCCAATGATAAAGGGTGTGAAGCAACCATCGACTTACTACAAGCTCAGGTAGGAGCATATTTGTTAGAACATGGTGAGGAGCCTAAAAACATCACTGATTTAAAAGATTATGTGACTACAACTTCATGTCCTGACGGAACTTCACTGAAGATAGATGGAAATGGAAAAGTAGTTATCGATGCTGAATGA